A window of Aerococcus urinae contains these coding sequences:
- a CDS encoding cytidylyltransferase domain-containing protein, translated as MNILAVIPARGGSKGIPRKNVRILNGHPLIAYAIMNAQNSQYQMDVCVSTDDEEIARVAETYQAEVVWRGENLSSDAVTLDPVIYDAYQKMEAKKGVQYDLIITLQATSPLLQTQTLDQAIGKLINDPAIDTLISVVNHPHLSWTEDDSGKIIPNYKERLNRQYLPANYSETGAFLITRDHAIEENSRIGQHLAVFQVPEAESTDIDTAQDWWVVENELNKKNILIRVEGYAEIGLGHVYRGLALAYGLIHHKVHFVTSQQSNLAQEKLKASHFPYTVIDSEDEILDVIDDYDADILINDILDTSIDYMQMLKERELRLINFEDIGPGADLADAVINDLYAPQKKGSQYYWGSLYYIIRDEFLINSPSDFHEEVNNIFVIFGGVDPNNLTQKVLEAIPFVENAKDIQFTIVVGPGYPYFEQVKDQAESMPYAIDVIQNVKVMSDYMNKSDIAVSSQGRTMLELAAMGVPTILLAQNERELTHEFGYLSNGFMNLGLGQAIDSQSIGRTLNWLIETPQIRQQMHQQMLANDLRHGLDRVLKIILE; from the coding sequence ATGAATATATTAGCTGTTATACCAGCACGTGGAGGCTCTAAAGGAATTCCACGCAAGAACGTGAGAATACTTAATGGGCATCCGTTAATCGCTTATGCCATTATGAATGCTCAAAATAGCCAATATCAGATGGATGTCTGTGTCTCAACGGATGATGAAGAAATCGCCCGCGTTGCTGAAACTTACCAAGCTGAAGTGGTATGGCGAGGAGAAAATTTATCAAGTGATGCAGTCACCTTAGACCCAGTAATTTATGATGCTTATCAGAAGATGGAGGCTAAGAAGGGGGTTCAATATGACCTAATTATTACCCTGCAAGCGACTTCACCGCTCTTACAAACCCAAACCCTGGACCAAGCCATTGGAAAATTGATCAATGATCCAGCTATCGACACTTTGATCAGTGTGGTTAACCACCCGCATTTATCTTGGACAGAGGATGATTCAGGCAAGATTATTCCTAATTACAAGGAGCGACTCAATCGCCAATATTTACCAGCTAACTATTCTGAAACTGGCGCTTTCCTGATTACTCGTGACCATGCCATAGAAGAAAATTCAAGGATAGGCCAACACTTAGCTGTTTTTCAGGTTCCCGAAGCGGAGTCGACCGATATCGATACGGCTCAGGATTGGTGGGTGGTTGAAAATGAACTGAATAAGAAAAATATTCTTATTCGTGTAGAGGGTTATGCCGAAATTGGTTTAGGACATGTGTATCGTGGGTTAGCCCTAGCTTACGGCTTGATCCATCATAAGGTCCACTTTGTGACTAGTCAGCAATCGAATCTGGCCCAGGAAAAATTAAAGGCCAGTCATTTTCCCTACACGGTTATCGATTCTGAAGATGAAATTCTTGATGTAATCGACGACTATGATGCTGACATTTTAATTAATGATATTTTAGATACGTCGATTGACTATATGCAAATGCTCAAAGAGCGTGAGTTGCGCCTTATCAATTTTGAAGATATTGGCCCAGGAGCTGACCTCGCGGATGCAGTCATTAACGACCTCTATGCTCCTCAGAAAAAAGGTAGCCAATATTATTGGGGAAGCCTTTATTATATCATTCGGGATGAATTCTTAATTAATTCTCCTAGTGATTTCCATGAAGAAGTTAATAATATTTTTGTTATTTTTGGTGGGGTGGATCCTAATAACCTAACTCAAAAAGTATTGGAGGCTATTCCCTTTGTCGAAAATGCCAAAGACATTCAATTTACCATTGTTGTTGGCCCTGGCTATCCTTACTTTGAACAAGTGAAGGACCAGGCAGAAAGTATGCCATATGCTATTGATGTGATTCAAAATGTCAAAGTCATGTCTGATTATATGAATAAATCGGACATCGCTGTTTCTTCCCAAGGACGAACCATGTTAGAGTTAGCGGCTATGGGAGTACCAACGATTCTCTTGGCTCAAAATGAGCGGGAATTGACCCATGAATTTGGTTATCTATCCAATGGCTTTATGAACTTAGGGTTAGGCCAGGCCATTGACAGCCAATCCATTGGGCGCACTTTGAATTGGTTGATTGAAACACCACAAATCCGTCAACAAATGCACCAACAAATGTTAGCCAATGATTTACGCCATGGTTTAGATCGTGTATTAAAAATTATTTTAGAGTAA